One segment of Strix aluco isolate bStrAlu1 chromosome 4, bStrAlu1.hap1, whole genome shotgun sequence DNA contains the following:
- the LOC141922116 gene encoding uncharacterized protein LOC141922116 isoform X5, which yields MLFTAPTSGLCGVSLPGLVLLTARGQKGTGGALPGCGPWPGAAAAEAGEARERERRRKSRLCGQHPPPSAGRESLPLWVRKEPSSQSAAGQAASVHPGSACVTPSAGEDSQATGFSEEEEGQEEGRRKKHLTRQILPAVPRARAAFQGMVGPDDLQEFPSHLKPFCSSGVTTVTSRAVSYHRREKVAPGFKAIPSACCFTPAAALLKKRRRKLWLTKLCHNRDCSRQHHGMLIMTSTGLAVLSFSLLLAMDLQWPLIRGKRLYNSKWSYKAVLLAIGVCEGALALKRCLTHTAYISEEPQEMKYCSPAGGGEERRDKHGVRKDPQGKREWQEEWRKSRQQVEEREGCSGQSSTVRGGAAT from the exons ATGCTGTTCACTGCACCCACCTCGGGCTtgtgtggggtgtctctgcctggcCTTGTGCTTCTCACAGCACGGGGGCAAAAAGGGACAGGCGGAGCCCTTCCCGGCTGTGGACCGTGGCCAGGAGCTGCcgcagctgaagctggagaggccagagaaagggaaagaaggagaaaatcaagGCTATGtgggcagcacccgcctcccagtgcaggaagagagagcctgcctctctgggtgaggaaggagccctcttcacagtccgcaGCAGGCCAGGCTGCCAGCGTGCACCcagggtctgcgtgcgtcaccccaagcgCA ggggaggacagccaggcgactggattttcagaagaagaagaggggcaggaggaaggaaggagaaagaagcatctgacccgtcaaattctcccggcagtgccgagagcgagagctgcg TTCCAGGgcatggttggaccagatgacctgcaagagttcccttcccacctcaaaccGTTCTGCAGTTCGGGAGTCACAACTGTCACATCCAGGGCTGTGAGCTACCACAGGCGTGAGAAAGTTGCCCCAGGCTTCAAGGCCATCCCGAGCGCCTGCTGCTTTACTCCGGCCGCAGcgctcctgaagaagaggagaag aaagctctggctgacgaagttatgccacaacagagactgcagccgtcagcaccacgggatgctgataatgaccagcacaggcctcgctgtactgtcgttttcgctgctgcttgcaatggatctgcagtggcctttgattcgcggaaaaagactctacaactcgaaatggagttataaagcag TTTTGCTCGCTATTGGTGTGTGTGAAGGTGCCTTGGCTCTAAAAAGATGCCTGACGCATACTGCTTACATCTCAGAAGAGCCACAAGAAATGAAGTACTGTAGCCCAG ctggtggtggagaagaaagaagagacaaacatgGCGTGCGGAAGGACCCGCAAGGCAAGAGAGAGTGGcaggaagagtggaggaagtCTAGGCAAcaagtggaggaaagagaagggtgCTCCGGGCAAAGCAGcactgtgaggggcggagcggccacctga